AGCACCCATCAATACGATGATGCAGAATAATATCCGCCAATATTATCCCAATGCCGTGTGGCAGTATTATCAGTTGGTCGATGTGATATGGTCACAAAGTCTGCAACCTGATCCGACGACTCCGATACAGGCACCCAGAAATCTCAATTTATCTTCAATGACCAGTGGTGTACCTATCGTAGCCAATACCACACTCGAGAGTTATGTACAAAAGACCAATACCTGTATCAGTTGTCATGTGTACAGCACGATAGCGCCATTTCCGCCGGATTCGTTCAATAACAATATATTCGGCGACTTCAGTTTTGCGATCACATTTGCTAAGTACAACAAAGGATTATACCGTATTCCGGTACAAAATCCTTTGAGGAAGAAGTTGCAGTAAGCTTGAATATTTATTGATAAATGAACCGGGTGTTTTTTGAAGTCTTTTTACTCTATTAAGAAATGTTAGGGTAAAATTTATTTTTGGTTGAGAACCAGGCACAAACGTAGAGTTTCGCATCTGGCCTTTTCATTTTTAGCGAAACTTATTAAAATTGCGTTAAAAACATAAAACTGTTTGAGCCAAAGTAAATCTAAGTTAATGAACAAAATTTGTTAATTGACAATGCAAAACAAAGTAACTAAGCATCAAGGCGAGCCCGTCTGCCTGCGTTGCCGGGCAGATTTTTTATGTTTAGCTATTTTATTAAGTTTTCAGCGTTAAAAAAATGAAACAGCCTTGATTTTTTGTTTCTTTTGTATCAAGACAAAAGAAAAGAAAAGCTAAATAATATATGACAAATTAATTTTAATCGGAATGCAATATTTATAAAATAGTTTGAAATTAGATGTTGAACACTGAAATCAACTTAGGTTATAAATTTTATGACTATCACAAAATTAAACCTTTATAAATTGTTTAAATAAATATATATATAAAATATTTGTATTGTGAATTTTTTGTTTTACAATTATGTTTGATTCAGACAACAGTACCAAATAAATCTATGGAAAATACTCAAATCTTCCTCGACACAGAATTTACCGGATTGCATCAGAGGACCACACTTATATCCATCGCTTTGGTGGCAGATAGCGGAGAGGAGTTTTATGCGGAGTTTACAGATTATAGTAAGGTGCAAATGAAAAAACTGCTCGCTGAGAGTGATAGTGCTGTTTTTTTTAATGATTTGCTGGAAAAGCGTTATTTAACCCAAAAAACAGATTTTAGGAGGTCTGACAAAGGAACTTATCTTATAGGCAACAAAAAAGGAATAAAAAACAAATTACAGAAGTGGTTTGCACAATTTGAAAGTGTGGAAATTTGGGCGGATGTGCTGGCTTATGATTGGGTACTATTTTGTGAGTTGTTTGGCGGAGCATTTGGGATACCGGATAATATTTTTTATGCACCTTTTGATTTGTCGACAATGTTCAGGAAAAAGGGTATTATAGGTCCATTGACTGATGAAGGAAAAATAAAAGAAATATACCATAATGATAAAATTGATATTAATGCAATGATTATACGTAAAAATTTTAATGATGTAAGTCGGTTTATATTAGCTGGTGTGGATAGTAAACTCCAACACAATGCGTTGGAAGATGCGAGAGCAGAAAAGATTTGTTATGAAAAATTGATGGGGATATGAGTGAGATTTATAGTATACATACTTTTATGTTTCCATTTAGGTGGGATTATGTATCTTCTGACAAACCAAAGGAAAATGATTCTTATTCAAAAAGAACGAAACTATCTGATTTTGACAGGGTGTTTTCTGCTTGCAAAACATTGGAGAGGCGACCATTCATAATTGGAGACGACAACCCAAATTTTAATGAGTACACTTACTTTCATGAATATGCCCGAAAAGCGTTGTATGACATAGGGAACATTTCAAATACTCCAGATAAAAATGAAGTTCTTTATTACGATAAAGATGGCATTGCAGGTGATTTTTTTAATATTGAAATAAAAGATGGTAAAAAATATGAACTATTTCCAAATAACATTTGTGTTCACATTTATAGTACAGGTATTGGAATATTAAGCTATAATTTATCTAATCTAAATTATAATAATGAGAATGATATTTTAGAAATCAATGAATATGGAAGAAGAATATACCCTCAATTTTTGTCCATGAATGATGTTAGGATAACTCAAGGTGCTTTTTTGGCAAATAAAATTAGTGGTAAAATTGGCAATATTTTCTTTGAAGAAGATTTTACACAATATAATAATAGCGTTGGAGTAGATAGTACCTTCCTACCTCCAGACCATATAAAAAAAATATTCGGCTTTGAAGGACAAGAGGCAGAGTCTATAAAACAATCTTTTGTTTTCAGGAAAAGTCATGAACAAAAAGGCAATATCCGCATAAGTAAACTTACAGATGACAGGATGTTTTTTCTTAGTTATTTTAAAAATCCCGATAAAGTAAATGAACTTGCGCAACCATTATCTGAAGAGTCTAAGGAAAGTGGATATAAATATTTGACGGATGGTTTTTGGTATGCCTTTTTATTTGGAGATAAAAATAAAAATGACATTAGTGTTAAAAATATTAGTTTCCAAAAAGCTGAAATCGAAAGAGTGACTTATGACAGATGGCTAGATCAAAAAAATATTGATATTAAAAATCAGATTAAGGATAATGACCAAAAAGATGGAGTACTTTACGGTATGTCACGAGATTCGTTTGTTTGCATTGGGTCATGGTTTTTGTTACCTATTCATATGACAACTATGTATTATCAAATGGCAATATTATGTTTAGCACAAAGAGCTTCAGTACTTAGATTCTCTTATGAAGTCAGCCTTATCACTGATCAGTTGGAAGAAAATAAGGATGCAACGCGAGATATCAAAGACTTATATAAAAACTATATTCAGTTCATCAACAAGATATATTTTAGGGAAGTGACCTCTCAACTTCAAGGTATTGAAATGTACAATCAGTTTCAGAATGTTATGGGATTGGAGAAAGATGTAAAAGATTTAGATAGTGAAATAAGGGAACTTCATACCTATATAAGCATGGTAGAACAGTCAAATCTTAGTAAAGTAGCTGTATGGTTTTTGCCTGCTGGTGTTTTAGTAGGAATACTTGGAATGAATACTTTTTCGGATCGAACATTCAGATTTGAAACCACCGATATCGACTGGTTGTCTATTGGATGGATAGCTGCAGTGATTGTATTATCAGCGCTTTTTACCTATGCAATGATAAATTATTTTAATCGTAAAACCAGATAATATGGAAGCATCAATACATATAATCAATAAAATCATCGATGTAATTCCACTTTTGGTTTTATTCTATTTCATAAATATTTTATGCCGAATGACTCAGAGAAGTATGGAGTTGTCTCATATTGTTGAGGTGGAACAAATTAGAAATCAACATCAAAAAGATATGTTTGATAAAAACAAGGAAAAAGAAATGAAATTATTGGAAATGAAAAATTGTGGTGATCTTGAAATTTTAAAAGAAAAAAAGATTTAATATGTACAAACTCGAATTCACCCTCAAACAACATACACCCATTATCCACTTTCAGCATGATCAGGATGGGGCAACTCTTAGAGCTACAGAAGTGAAGCCAAAGTTGGATAGGTTTATTTTAGAAAAAATGAGGTTAAAAAACGAAACCATTCCCGATAGTTGGTTCAACAACAAAGAAAAAGGAAGTTTGGATTATAAACTCAAAATTGACGTAAGTGGAAACAAATTTTGTGAGCATGCTAAATATACTGAAACAAATGATGGCAAATACAGACCTAACTTCCCATGTGTTTTTGGAAATGTTAAATCTGAAGAAGAATGGAAGTATTTGTTAAGCAGAGAAAATACTTGTTTAACTTTTTTTTGCACTGAAGAAAAGTTAAATGATAAAATTAAAAGTATACTTAATCATTTTTTTATAACAAATACATTTGGTTTTAGACAATCAAAAGGATTTGGCTCTTTTTATTTGTCAGAAAATGATAAAAGCTATATTTCTCCGACCGAGAAATACCACTTTTCTGTTGACGTTTCAAAAGCAAAAAGCGAAATGGAAAAGTATGAGCAACTTTTTAAAACTATAGACCTTTTTTATAAAACTTTAAGGAGTGGTATCAACCTAAAAGATAAATATCGGAATGATATCTTTTATTTCAAGTCTTTGATGTTTATGTATGCGAAATCACCTTCTTTTAACCAACAATGGGATAAACGTACAATTAGAGAACATTTCTATTCTAATCATGAGACTTATAAAAATGTTAAAATAAAAAGAATTTCCGAAAAAGATGGTACAGTAAATTACTCCTCTGGAAATAAAGATAATTTATTATTCAGAGATTTAATGGGTTTATCAACCGAACAAGATTGGATGAACTATGGTAAACAAAAAAAAGATAAAGATGGTAATCCGATATTAAAGAATGGAAATAACACTTTCTATCCAGATATGATATCCAAATCATCAGCTAATGAAGATATTGATAGATTTAAATCTCCAATAACTTTTAAACCCATTAAAAGAAAAGAAATTAATATTTATGACGTATATATTGTAACTAATGAAATTCATCAAAAATACTTAGGACATAATTTAATTGTTAATAGTAAATCGTCAAATTCTGGTAGTTTAAATATGAGTATTCCTAAGAATTTCAGTATAGAAGAGTATTTAAATTTTTGTTTTAAAACAATTTTTCCATCGGATATGGAATTTGATGCTCATGTCTCAAATCATAATAATATTGATGCTAAAATATTGAAGTCCATTTTTAACGAACTAAGAAACAATTAATTATGAGTACCATCTACAGCGCCCTCACCATAGGACCCATATATAAAACTTTTGTTGAAGCCAAACGCACACGTGCGGTTTGGGCATCGAGTTATTTTTTTAGCTGGT
The genomic region above belongs to Saprospiraceae bacterium and contains:
- a CDS encoding 3'-5' exoribonuclease encodes the protein MENTQIFLDTEFTGLHQRTTLISIALVADSGEEFYAEFTDYSKVQMKKLLAESDSAVFFNDLLEKRYLTQKTDFRRSDKGTYLIGNKKGIKNKLQKWFAQFESVEIWADVLAYDWVLFCELFGGAFGIPDNIFYAPFDLSTMFRKKGIIGPLTDEGKIKEIYHNDKIDINAMIIRKNFNDVSRFILAGVDSKLQHNALEDARAEKICYEKLMGI